The genomic region TTTTCGAAGCCCAGGAGGTTAGCGGTGGTAGCCGCCAAGTTGGACAGACCCCAGTCGCCTTCCTTGAGACCAAGCTTGCCGCCAGTAACGTTATCGTACAGGATGCACGGAACCTTGTTCAAGGTGTGGCTGGTCTTAGCCTTGAAGGAACCATCCTTGTTCA from Fibrobacter sp. harbors:
- a CDS encoding 2,3-bisphosphoglycerate-independent phosphoglycerate mutase, whose protein sequence is NKDGSFKAKTSHTLNKVPCILYDNVTGGKLGLKEGDWGLSNLAATTANLLGFEKHEAWDDSMLIVK